A window of Spirochaeta isovalerica contains these coding sequences:
- a CDS encoding M15 family metallopeptidase encodes MKKSLLPLFTILIAGSCFSTGSTSPSGPPDDMSAISSIEEPQPPPSAGPVTGETGTEPFPPNRIITALKEAYPDKIKEITYKNNDWAIKVYDRWLYWADGRLLPEEEIYSREEYSPHLFYRYPAKLPSFSKPDSESAERIDSIIDQRKENPILRNPAFLNGLWRIWDRDTSWKRVKTTFFLGYKLQIHRDLLEDLARVEEEIQRRMLVDRELAAFVRTLSRIDGYNWRQIADTDTLSVHSYGIAIDLILNRTGGKQIYWLWTLNSGEKFYDIPYNKRFSPPESFIEAFEKEGFVWGGKWLFYDTIHFEYRPEIMILNDLNN; translated from the coding sequence GATATGTCTGCCATTTCATCTATAGAGGAGCCCCAGCCTCCTCCCTCTGCCGGACCGGTAACCGGAGAAACAGGAACCGAACCGTTCCCTCCCAACAGGATCATTACCGCCTTGAAAGAAGCATATCCCGATAAAATCAAAGAAATCACCTATAAGAACAACGACTGGGCCATCAAAGTTTATGACCGGTGGCTTTACTGGGCCGATGGCCGGCTTCTTCCCGAAGAGGAGATTTACAGCAGAGAGGAATACAGCCCCCACCTCTTCTACCGGTACCCCGCAAAGCTTCCTTCGTTCAGCAAACCGGATAGCGAAAGTGCAGAGAGAATCGACAGCATAATTGACCAGCGGAAAGAAAACCCCATTTTGCGAAACCCGGCCTTTCTGAATGGTCTCTGGAGAATATGGGACAGGGATACAAGCTGGAAACGGGTAAAGACTACTTTTTTTCTGGGATACAAACTTCAAATCCACCGGGACCTGCTTGAAGATCTGGCTCGCGTGGAAGAGGAAATCCAGAGAAGGATGCTTGTCGACAGGGAACTGGCCGCCTTTGTCCGGACCCTGAGCCGGATCGACGGTTACAACTGGAGGCAGATAGCCGATACGGACACGCTCAGCGTACACTCCTACGGCATAGCAATCGATCTGATTCTCAACCGGACCGGTGGCAAACAGATCTACTGGCTCTGGACGCTTAACAGCGGAGAAAAATTCTATGATATTCCATATAATAAACGATTCAGCCCTCCCGAATCCTTTATTGAAGCATTCGAAAAAGAGGGCTTTGTCTGGGGTGGGAAATGGCTTTTCTATGATACCATTCACTTTGAATACAGACCGGAGATCATGATTCTCAACGATCTGAATAACTAG